Proteins from a genomic interval of Methanoplanus endosymbiosus:
- a CDS encoding sodium:solute symporter family protein: protein MAVDTLTFAAITLVYLAAVVFLGYLGYRQTKGSDDFLIAGRKINPVVLALSYGATFISTSAIVGFGGISAQLGMGLVWLTVLCIGVGVLIAFIVFGKKTRSLGQKTGALTYPDLLGKCYNSVFIRKISALIIIVSMPIYTAAILIGGARFIETTLSIPYDTALLGFAAIVALYVILGGLIAVMYTDALQGAIMFVGMTILLILTYIYLGGVTAANSALDSFSPLIPESLAAAGMTGWASMPEFLSPIWLTMITTMVLGVGIGVLAQPQLAVRFMTVKDNRSIHRAVMIGGPFVLMMTGVAFTVGPLTNVWFMRNSGMLAVDAAGGNVDSIIPLYINSAMPDLFIVIFMLALLAAAMSTLSSLFHTMGTTIGYDLNPLVKENKPSMKAIQIGTLAMIIVSTIVAYALPENIIARATVIFMGLCAAAFIPAFAHALYSEKPSVYAAKISITAGALSWFLWTAFVHVKESSVLGMSDALFGVQSVLPMPWGVVNPIVIALPISAIALFAAQIIEKNRTDGLCETA from the coding sequence ATGGCAGTTGATACACTGACATTTGCCGCAATCACCCTTGTCTATCTCGCAGCAGTGGTATTTCTCGGCTACCTGGGCTACCGGCAGACAAAAGGGAGCGATGATTTCCTTATTGCCGGAAGAAAGATAAACCCGGTTGTTCTGGCACTATCTTATGGTGCAACATTCATAAGCACCTCTGCGATAGTAGGCTTCGGAGGCATATCCGCCCAGCTTGGAATGGGCCTGGTATGGCTGACCGTGCTCTGCATCGGTGTCGGTGTTCTTATCGCATTCATAGTATTCGGAAAGAAAACAAGAAGCCTCGGACAGAAGACAGGTGCCCTTACGTACCCTGATCTGCTTGGCAAATGCTATAACTCAGTATTTATAAGGAAAATTTCGGCCCTGATAATAATTGTCAGTATGCCGATATACACCGCGGCCATTCTTATAGGAGGAGCAAGATTCATTGAAACAACACTGTCAATACCCTATGACACCGCACTGCTCGGATTTGCAGCAATTGTTGCACTCTATGTAATACTCGGCGGGCTTATTGCAGTCATGTACACAGACGCTCTTCAGGGGGCCATCATGTTTGTCGGCATGACAATTCTTCTTATTCTGACATACATATACCTCGGCGGAGTGACTGCGGCGAACTCGGCACTTGATTCCTTCTCACCGCTTATTCCTGAAAGCCTCGCAGCGGCAGGTATGACAGGATGGGCCTCCATGCCGGAATTTCTGTCTCCCATATGGCTCACCATGATAACAACAATGGTTCTTGGTGTTGGAATCGGTGTTCTTGCCCAGCCTCAGCTTGCAGTCCGGTTTATGACTGTAAAAGACAACCGTTCAATTCACAGGGCTGTGATGATCGGGGGGCCGTTTGTACTTATGATGACAGGCGTTGCATTCACCGTAGGCCCTCTGACAAACGTCTGGTTTATGAGAAATTCCGGCATGCTTGCGGTTGATGCTGCCGGAGGAAATGTTGACAGCATAATTCCGCTGTACATCAACTCCGCAATGCCCGATCTCTTCATTGTAATCTTCATGCTCGCACTGCTGGCAGCGGCAATGTCAACATTAAGCTCGCTCTTCCATACAATGGGAACAACAATAGGATATGACCTAAACCCCCTTGTAAAAGAGAACAAACCTTCAATGAAGGCAATTCAGATCGGAACACTGGCAATGATTATTGTAAGCACAATTGTTGCATATGCACTTCCGGAGAACATCATAGCAAGGGCAACTGTCATATTCATGGGCCTCTGTGCGGCAGCATTCATTCCGGCATTTGCCCACGCACTGTACTCGGAAAAACCCTCAGTCTATGCCGCAAAGATAAGCATTACAGCAGGTGCCCTCTCATGGTTTCTCTGGACCGCATTTGTCCATGTAAAGGAGTCATCCGTTCTTGGGATGTCAGATGCACTCTTTGGAGTTCAGTCTGTTCTTCCGATGCCGTGGGGAGTTGTAAATCCAATCGTAATTGCCCTACCTATATCAGCAATTGCACTCTTTGCAGCCCAAATCATTGAGAAAAACAGAACAGATGGATTATGCGAAACAGCATAA
- a CDS encoding symporter small accessory protein: MFGISDPGIWAGYLLSFILTAGCIAYGIINWKKGSEEERENGS; this comes from the coding sequence ATGTTTGGTATATCTGATCCCGGTATATGGGCAGGTTACCTGCTGTCATTTATCCTGACGGCAGGATGTATAGCGTACGGCATAATCAACTGGAAAAAAGGTTCTGAAGAGGAGAGAGAGAATGGCAGTTGA